A single region of the Chitinophaga niabensis genome encodes:
- a CDS encoding helix-turn-helix domain-containing protein, with amino-acid sequence MTELGLFLAKKSVNKAAISRRTGISKSRLTQLTSSASTKLRADELYLIGLAIDIDPGEMLNEIFKELKLKNEK; translated from the coding sequence ATGACAGAACTAGGCTTATTTCTTGCCAAAAAGTCCGTAAATAAGGCCGCAATTTCCAGAAGAACCGGTATAAGTAAATCTCGGTTGACTCAGCTTACCTCCAGTGCTAGTACGAAACTACGTGCTGATGAATTATATTTAATCGGTTTAGCTATCGATATAGATCCAGGAGAAATGCTCAATGAGATATTCAAAGAATTGAAGTTGAAAAACGAAAAGTAA
- a CDS encoding restriction endonuclease subunit S, translated as MITKENFKELLITIGFLGNRDLFTKKYPEIDAYLKVDFKNGKLIYPEDKGLKVNERQTCNFGQNENFVVFECVNRLFEKGYKPNHIELEPKWKLGHGASGGRADIMVKDNSGKSLIIIECKTEGKEFDIAWKKTLINGGQILSYVKQAGSTQFVCLYSSDYQNGKVVWNNYLITLKDNEKLLLELAEKSPLSFEKAKGLDVEDIFKAWSETYQQDFATKGIFEDDIPAYEIGKTKYSLKDLNTISSNDIQGKYHEFATILRQHNVSGRENAFDKLVSLFLCKIVDETNNPEELKFYWKGIAYDDQFSLIDRLQKLYQDGMQRFLGEDVVYISADQIDKAFDFFKNDPDATKDTIKKYFRELKFFNNNDFGFIDVHNEKLFYQNTAILLKIVKMLQDLRLKTDSESASEENQFLGDMFEGFLDQGVKQSEGQFFTPMPIVKFILKSLPLEDIITKRDEIPKVIDFACGAGHFLNEYAKEIKSIVEKQKEGNVTDYYENVFGIEKEYRLSKVAKVSAFMYGQDNINIVYADALSSGKAMDDKNIKDGSFSLLVANPPYSVKGFLETLTETERKKYQLIETVEERSFSSNNSIETFFIERAKQLLKPGGVAGIIVPSSILTKGKAKSTSRSTNIYVATRELLLKYFDIVAIAEFGSGTFGKTGTNTVTLFIRRKKENPAPADHFRNRINAWFNFDKTKDGLFEDEHLLKQYCSHLELKFADYQTLLKGEPNEELLSTEIFKDYQREFDKWSDIQNLKKKSFFKELTKEKQNAEIKRRLASYLIDNEKEKLYYFVLASQNPQKVLIIKSPSKTTEIKEFLGYEWSAAKGNEGIKYLGGIQLGKSEIDDNEDENLELEEDDKRVLSNIFNLNNINTPLYDPKNKLNTEKINYLIHQNFKGEDFEIPESLGSTTIYSDLVDMMNFKLPNFNKSISLSPSSTIKIESKWELKKLSSVVDIISGGTPSTTVAEYWNGTIPWLSVADFNNGNRFVSETEKTITQSGFDNSNTNYLVPDEIILSARGTVGAFAQVAKRMTFNQSCYGLRAKNGITNSYLYYVLGELLMQFKAKAYGSKFDAITVSTFDEILIPVPPPEVQKQIIDTCSAIDKDAENARKSLYDLRKEIQDLFEEAFSKAKTNFRISDTDCFEISIGKRVLKTEINNIGVGIPVYSANVFEPFGHIKKELLESFDVPSVLWGIDGDWMVNYIPENKPFYPTDHCGVLRVKSDKIDPKYLAWVLQKEGERIRFSRTNRASMDSMRSLSVRVPSKEIQSKLIKEVFKREVKIEELQKIIIGIAKRKEVVIKSYLTGVTESEAAKETKSKKAYQKKK; from the coding sequence ATGATTACAAAAGAAAATTTTAAAGAGCTTTTAATTACTATAGGGTTTCTAGGTAATCGGGATTTATTCACAAAAAAATATCCTGAAATAGACGCTTATCTTAAAGTTGATTTTAAAAATGGAAAGCTTATCTATCCTGAGGATAAAGGCCTTAAGGTCAACGAGAGGCAAACGTGTAACTTTGGACAAAACGAGAATTTTGTAGTATTTGAGTGCGTAAACAGACTTTTTGAAAAAGGTTACAAACCGAATCATATTGAACTTGAACCAAAGTGGAAACTTGGCCATGGAGCCAGTGGAGGCCGTGCTGATATAATGGTTAAGGACAATTCTGGAAAATCTTTAATAATCATTGAATGCAAAACAGAAGGAAAGGAATTTGATATTGCTTGGAAGAAAACTCTAATCAACGGAGGTCAAATATTGTCTTATGTAAAACAAGCAGGTAGTACCCAATTTGTATGCCTATATTCTTCAGATTATCAAAATGGCAAGGTTGTTTGGAATAATTATCTTATTACTTTAAAGGACAACGAAAAATTGCTTCTAGAACTTGCAGAAAAGTCCCCTCTTTCTTTTGAAAAGGCAAAAGGGCTTGATGTGGAGGATATTTTTAAAGCTTGGAGTGAAACTTATCAACAAGATTTTGCAACTAAAGGAATATTTGAAGATGATATTCCTGCCTATGAGATTGGGAAAACTAAATATTCTCTTAAAGATTTAAATACAATAAGCAGTAATGATATTCAGGGAAAATATCATGAATTTGCAACAATTTTACGTCAGCATAATGTATCAGGTCGCGAAAATGCTTTTGACAAATTGGTAAGCTTATTCTTATGTAAAATAGTTGATGAAACTAATAATCCCGAAGAATTAAAATTTTACTGGAAAGGTATTGCATATGATGATCAATTTAGTTTAATTGATCGTCTACAAAAACTTTATCAGGATGGCATGCAGCGCTTTCTAGGTGAAGATGTTGTATACATTAGCGCAGATCAAATTGACAAAGCGTTTGATTTTTTCAAAAACGATCCAGACGCTACAAAAGACACCATTAAAAAATATTTCAGAGAATTAAAGTTCTTTAATAACAACGACTTCGGTTTTATTGATGTGCATAACGAAAAGCTGTTTTATCAAAATACAGCCATTCTTTTAAAGATTGTTAAAATGCTTCAGGATCTTCGGCTGAAAACAGACAGTGAATCTGCCAGCGAAGAAAACCAGTTTTTAGGCGATATGTTTGAAGGATTTCTTGACCAAGGTGTGAAACAGTCAGAAGGGCAATTTTTTACGCCAATGCCTATTGTAAAGTTTATCCTTAAATCACTCCCTCTCGAGGATATTATTACCAAACGAGATGAAATACCGAAAGTAATAGATTTCGCATGCGGTGCCGGACATTTCCTGAATGAGTATGCTAAAGAAATCAAATCGATAGTCGAAAAGCAGAAGGAAGGCAATGTAACAGACTACTATGAAAATGTATTTGGCATAGAAAAAGAATATCGATTATCCAAAGTGGCTAAGGTTTCTGCTTTTATGTATGGACAGGATAATATCAACATTGTCTATGCTGATGCCTTATCTTCCGGCAAAGCTATGGACGATAAAAATATCAAGGATGGTAGTTTTTCTCTCTTGGTAGCTAATCCTCCATACAGTGTAAAAGGGTTCCTCGAAACTCTTACTGAAACGGAAAGGAAAAAGTATCAGCTCATTGAAACTGTTGAAGAAAGAAGCTTTTCAAGCAATAATAGTATTGAAACATTCTTTATTGAACGGGCAAAACAGTTGCTAAAACCTGGAGGTGTGGCCGGAATAATTGTGCCTTCGTCTATTCTTACTAAAGGGAAAGCTAAGAGTACATCCCGGTCAACAAATATCTATGTAGCCACACGTGAACTTTTATTAAAGTATTTTGATATTGTGGCTATTGCAGAATTTGGGAGCGGGACATTTGGTAAAACAGGTACGAATACCGTTACCCTTTTTATTAGGCGAAAAAAGGAAAATCCGGCACCAGCAGACCACTTCAGGAACCGGATTAATGCTTGGTTCAACTTTGATAAAACTAAAGACGGGCTGTTTGAAGACGAGCATCTTTTAAAGCAGTATTGCAGTCACTTAGAATTAAAATTTGCAGATTATCAAACTCTTTTAAAAGGGGAACCTAATGAAGAATTACTTAGTACCGAAATTTTCAAAGATTATCAACGGGAATTTGACAAGTGGTCTGATATACAAAACCTCAAAAAGAAGAGTTTTTTTAAAGAACTTACGAAAGAAAAGCAAAATGCGGAAATAAAAAGACGTTTAGCCTCTTACCTTATTGACAATGAGAAAGAAAAGCTCTACTATTTTGTATTAGCAAGTCAGAATCCTCAAAAAGTATTGATCATTAAAAGCCCATCAAAAACTACAGAAATAAAAGAATTTCTGGGCTATGAATGGAGTGCAGCTAAAGGAAATGAAGGAATTAAATATTTAGGCGGTATTCAGTTAGGGAAATCCGAAATTGATGACAATGAAGATGAAAATTTGGAATTAGAAGAGGATGATAAACGCGTTTTGAGCAATATTTTCAATTTAAATAATATAAACACTCCGCTTTATGATCCTAAAAACAAACTTAATACTGAGAAAATTAACTATCTGATCCATCAGAATTTTAAAGGTGAAGATTTTGAAATACCTGAATCATTGGGCTCAACGACTATATACTCTGATTTGGTTGATATGATGAATTTTAAACTGCCAAATTTTAATAAATCAATCAGTCTTTCCCCGAGTAGTACAATAAAAATTGAGTCTAAATGGGAACTTAAAAAGCTGTCTTCTGTAGTCGACATAATTAGCGGGGGGACACCTTCGACTACTGTTGCGGAATATTGGAATGGCACCATCCCTTGGTTAAGTGTGGCTGATTTTAATAATGGAAATCGCTTTGTCTCAGAAACAGAAAAAACTATAACCCAATCGGGATTTGATAATAGCAACACAAATTATCTTGTTCCTGATGAAATAATCTTATCTGCACGAGGAACTGTTGGAGCCTTTGCACAAGTCGCGAAGAGGATGACATTTAATCAATCATGTTATGGTTTGAGAGCTAAAAACGGAATAACTAATTCGTACTTATATTACGTTCTTGGAGAACTACTCATGCAGTTCAAAGCAAAAGCATATGGAAGCAAGTTTGACGCAATAACTGTCAGTACTTTTGACGAAATATTAATTCCTGTTCCTCCTCCGGAAGTTCAAAAACAGATTATAGATACCTGCTCAGCTATTGATAAAGATGCGGAAAATGCACGAAAATCGCTATATGATTTAAGAAAGGAAATTCAGGATCTTTTTGAAGAAGCTTTTTCCAAAGCAAAGACTAATTTTAGGATAAGTGATACTGATTGTTTCGAAATTTCGATCGGCAAACGTGTATTAAAGACTGAAATTAATAATATTGGAGTTGGTATTCCTGTTTATAGTGCAAACGTATTTGAACCCTTCGGGCATATAAAGAAGGAATTGCTTGAAAGTTTTGACGTACCATCTGTCCTATGGGGAATTGATGGTGATTGGATGGTAAATTATATTCCTGAAAATAAACCCTTTTACCCAACGGACCATTGCGGGGTATTACGCGTAAAAAGCGATAAAATTGATCCTAAATATTTGGCCTGGGTGCTTCAAAAAGAAGGAGAACGGATAAGATTTTCTCGAACCAATCGGGCGTCGATGGATAGCATGAGAAGCCTTAGTGTAAGAGTACCGTCTAAAGAAATTCAATCCAAGCTAATTAAAGAAGTTTTCAAGAGAGAAGTGAAAATTGAGGAGTTGCAAAAGATTATCATAGGAATCGCCAAACGTAAAGAAGTGGTAATTAAGTCTTATTTAACTGGAGTGACTGAGTCCGAAGCTGCTAAGGAGACGAAGTCGAAAAAAGCATATCAAAAGAAGAAGTGA
- a CDS encoding SDR family NAD(P)-dependent oxidoreductase: MKTVFITGTSSGIGKATAKLFQSRGWNVIATMRKPENETDLSQLENVTFLPLDVTNMEQIKSTVAKATSLFNIDVVINNAGYGLMGALEAFSDENIVRQVDTNFLGTVRVTREFIPYFRKAKNGLFINVTSIGGHTSFPFTSVYNGTKWAVEGWSECMSIELSMFNVGVKTVSPSATRTELFSHNSDITPLPFYDAVEKKMLDMINPDSTPEEIAEVIYEAATDNKDQLRYFAGKKSQAIYDHRQQIGAEASRKELKKMYFDGLGTL, encoded by the coding sequence ATGAAAACAGTATTCATTACCGGAACTTCATCCGGAATAGGAAAGGCAACAGCAAAGCTGTTTCAATCCAGAGGTTGGAATGTCATCGCCACTATGCGCAAACCGGAAAACGAAACCGACCTGTCGCAGTTGGAAAATGTAACATTTTTGCCATTAGATGTTACCAATATGGAACAAATCAAATCGACTGTAGCAAAAGCAACTTCATTATTTAATATTGATGTGGTGATTAATAATGCGGGATATGGCCTGATGGGTGCTTTAGAAGCTTTTTCTGATGAGAATATTGTGCGCCAGGTGGATACCAATTTTCTTGGAACTGTGCGTGTAACCCGTGAGTTTATCCCTTATTTCAGGAAAGCAAAAAATGGCTTGTTCATTAATGTTACGTCCATAGGCGGTCATACCAGCTTTCCCTTTACCAGCGTTTATAACGGCACGAAATGGGCAGTGGAAGGCTGGAGCGAATGTATGTCGATCGAACTGTCCATGTTTAATGTTGGGGTTAAAACCGTGTCGCCCAGCGCTACCAGGACCGAATTATTCAGCCACAACTCGGACATAACGCCACTTCCGTTTTACGATGCGGTTGAAAAGAAAATGCTGGACATGATCAATCCCGATTCCACACCTGAGGAGATCGCAGAAGTTATTTATGAAGCAGCAACAGACAACAAAGACCAGCTACGTTATTTTGCCGGAAAAAAATCACAGGCAATCTATGACCACCGCCAGCAGATAGGTGCTGAAGCTTCAAGAAAAGAGCTTAAAAAAATGTATTTTGATGGTCTGGGTACTTTATAA
- a CDS encoding winged helix-turn-helix transcriptional regulator, translating to MILQNEKRLQEKIRAIQDTMFVIGGKWKIPVILSIYYGNRRFNDILASIPRITNRALSKELKQLEENLLISRTIVNEYPIRIEYAVTAYCLTIEKIAKPMEEWGKNHKKKISRQS from the coding sequence ATGATATTACAGAACGAGAAAAGACTCCAGGAAAAGATTCGCGCAATACAGGATACGATGTTTGTAATAGGTGGAAAATGGAAAATACCTGTTATCCTTTCGATTTATTACGGGAACAGGCGTTTCAACGATATCCTGGCTTCCATACCCAGGATTACCAATCGCGCACTTTCCAAAGAGCTAAAACAGCTGGAGGAAAATTTGTTGATCAGTAGGACAATCGTCAACGAATACCCCATAAGGATCGAATATGCAGTAACAGCGTACTGTTTGACCATAGAGAAAATAGCAAAGCCGATGGAAGAATGGGGAAAGAACCATAAAAAGAAGATTAGTAGGCAAAGCTAG
- a CDS encoding helix-turn-helix domain-containing protein: MNNIPDQSWSINAQLHSRVYPVKTGITIQDKEKILTNFKRLNERFLETGHRFYEEALKLQMQLFILEMWHTFANEYEQRKHSLQTGTLYERFIQLLQRHCMQHREVQFYSNELNITAKYLNHLCKTHSGITASEWIQRHAKERIIILLQNKGLNISEIADEMEFSSRSFFTRYVKKLLGVTPNEYRGRLR, translated from the coding sequence ATGAATAATATTCCTGATCAAAGCTGGAGCATCAATGCGCAATTACACTCGAGGGTGTACCCGGTAAAAACGGGCATCACCATACAAGACAAAGAAAAAATCCTGACAAATTTTAAGAGACTGAACGAACGCTTCCTGGAAACCGGCCACCGCTTTTATGAGGAGGCCCTGAAACTGCAAATGCAATTATTCATCCTGGAAATGTGGCACACGTTTGCCAATGAATACGAACAACGCAAACACAGCCTGCAAACGGGAACCTTGTATGAACGCTTTATACAACTACTCCAACGGCATTGCATGCAACACCGTGAGGTGCAGTTTTACAGTAATGAGCTAAATATAACTGCTAAATATCTAAACCATTTGTGCAAAACCCATTCGGGTATTACTGCTTCGGAATGGATACAGCGGCACGCCAAAGAGCGCATCATCATTTTACTGCAAAACAAAGGCCTGAACATATCCGAAATTGCCGATGAAATGGAATTCAGCAGCCGCTCATTTTTTACCCGTTATGTAAAAAAGCTATTAGGCGTAACGCCTAATGAATACAGAGGAAGATTGCGGTGA
- a CDS encoding DapH/DapD/GlmU-related protein has translation MNTIFNDLKKGTTVGPLHPQIKDLRDASYATIRLLKQLNASSNSGEVRKILGEITGTVIDETVVIFPPFYINYGKHIHIGKNVFINFNCTFLALGGIIIEDDVLIGPGVKILSEGHPLSPVERQSLIPGKVHIKQNAWIGAGATILPAITIGENAVVAAGAVVAKDVPANTVVAGIPAKAIKSL, from the coding sequence ATGAATACAATCTTTAATGATCTGAAAAAGGGAACAACTGTGGGGCCACTGCATCCGCAAATAAAAGATTTGAGGGATGCCTCTTACGCCACCATCCGTTTATTAAAACAGTTAAATGCTTCTTCCAACTCCGGAGAAGTCAGAAAAATACTCGGGGAAATTACCGGCACTGTCATTGACGAAACAGTAGTTATATTTCCGCCCTTCTATATCAATTATGGCAAGCATATACACATCGGAAAAAATGTCTTCATCAATTTCAATTGTACTTTTTTGGCATTGGGAGGCATCATTATCGAAGATGATGTACTTATTGGCCCAGGAGTAAAAATACTATCCGAAGGGCACCCCTTATCGCCTGTCGAAAGGCAATCGCTCATACCGGGCAAAGTTCATATTAAACAAAATGCCTGGATCGGTGCCGGCGCCACCATTCTTCCTGCAATCACCATAGGAGAAAATGCCGTTGTTGCCGCAGGTGCTGTGGTAGCGAAAGATGTGCCAGCAAATACTGTGGTGGCAGGCATTCCAGCAAAAGCTATTAAATCATTATAA
- a CDS encoding alpha/beta hydrolase, whose protein sequence is MKKILLIAMMFLIAEHALTQSKKSNYQKMQTTAHYTFTISDEVTRQKVTFKNRYGIKLSGDLYLPKNAGNQNLPALAISGPFGAVKEQSSGLYAYQMAERGFAALAFDPSYTGESGGEPRAVASPDINTEDFSSAVDFLGIQKNIDRNKIGIIGICGFAGFALNATAIDKRVKAVATTSMYDMSRVMSKGYNDATTPEQRTKLLEQLGEQRWKDAEAGTFAAGARLNAEKLQGNEPQFVKEYFDYYRTPRGFHERSLNSAGAWNATNALSFMNMPILSYIKEIAPRPMLLIAGENAHSRYFSEDAFKAASEPKELMIIPNTVHVDLYDRMDKIPFWKLDMFFKEHLK, encoded by the coding sequence ATGAAAAAAATATTATTAATCGCAATGATGTTTCTAATAGCTGAACACGCGTTAACCCAAAGCAAAAAATCAAATTATCAAAAAATGCAAACAACAGCGCATTACACTTTTACAATAAGCGATGAAGTAACCCGCCAGAAAGTAACATTTAAAAACCGCTATGGAATTAAGCTTTCAGGCGATTTATATCTTCCGAAAAATGCCGGGAATCAAAATTTACCCGCCCTTGCCATTAGCGGACCTTTCGGAGCAGTGAAAGAGCAATCATCTGGATTGTATGCCTACCAAATGGCAGAGCGTGGCTTTGCAGCATTAGCTTTCGACCCCTCGTATACAGGCGAGAGCGGTGGTGAACCCCGTGCTGTTGCGTCCCCGGATATTAATACAGAGGACTTTAGTTCAGCAGTAGATTTTCTCGGGATTCAAAAAAATATTGACCGCAATAAAATAGGCATCATCGGCATTTGTGGTTTTGCAGGATTTGCCTTAAACGCTACGGCTATTGATAAGCGTGTAAAAGCCGTTGCCACCACAAGTATGTATGATATGAGCAGGGTAATGTCTAAAGGCTATAATGATGCTACAACGCCTGAACAGCGCACAAAACTATTAGAACAATTAGGAGAACAACGTTGGAAAGATGCAGAAGCAGGAACATTTGCTGCCGGAGCAAGATTGAACGCAGAAAAATTGCAGGGAAATGAACCACAGTTCGTAAAGGAGTACTTTGATTACTACCGCACACCAAGAGGTTTTCACGAACGTTCTCTAAATTCTGCAGGTGCCTGGAACGCCACCAATGCATTATCTTTTATGAATATGCCGATATTAAGCTACATTAAAGAAATTGCACCAAGACCAATGCTTTTGATAGCAGGGGAAAACGCACACTCGCGTTATTTCAGCGAAGATGCCTTCAAAGCGGCTTCTGAACCGAAAGAACTAATGATTATTCCTAATACTGTTCATGTTGACTTATACGACCGAATGGATAAAATTCCTTTTTGGAAACTGGACATGTTTTTTAAAGAACATCTCAAATAA
- a CDS encoding Crp/Fnr family transcriptional regulator produces the protein MSEYPSIIHNILQLVDLNEQEIEFITSRLVFTTLKKKEFLLREGEVCKYKNYIVKGCLVMYYIDEQGRERVIHLADRDHWANDLYSYFTGKPASFFFQALEDAEVLQLSRPDLDAIFANIPKMERFFRIRYQNSLVIQQHRIIQNQFETAEQKYQEFRLKYPDLEQRIPLKYIASYLGITQQFLSVLRANF, from the coding sequence ATGTCTGAATACCCTTCCATCATCCACAACATCCTTCAGCTCGTTGATCTAAATGAGCAGGAAATTGAATTCATCACCTCCCGGCTTGTTTTTACAACGCTTAAGAAAAAGGAATTTCTATTAAGAGAAGGAGAGGTCTGCAAGTACAAGAACTACATCGTGAAAGGCTGCCTCGTTATGTATTATATAGATGAACAAGGGCGTGAGAGGGTCATTCACCTGGCAGACCGGGATCATTGGGCTAATGATCTCTACAGTTATTTCACCGGCAAACCTGCCAGCTTCTTTTTCCAGGCCCTGGAAGACGCAGAGGTCCTTCAACTATCGAGGCCCGACCTTGATGCTATATTTGCAAACATCCCCAAGATGGAACGCTTTTTCAGGATCAGGTATCAGAATTCCCTGGTTATCCAGCAACACAGGATCATCCAGAATCAGTTCGAAACCGCCGAGCAGAAGTACCAGGAGTTCAGGCTAAAGTACCCGGACCTGGAGCAACGTATTCCCCTAAAATATATCGCCTCTTACCTTGGCATTACCCAGCAATTCCTGAGTGTATTACGAGCTAATTTTTAA
- a CDS encoding nuclear transport factor 2 family protein produces the protein MKNVLAGTLLFLAACNNMFERKTSANVARLKAIMEETDRTWSFQPLIDILAPDVKFKSTVPDGTPISGEFRGKEAVARYFNVILQDVAVFKQQVPMEFIEAGNRVIILGDDAYTLKKTGATYRSPYAAIFTFEGGLIRDILIIQDLSGIWDAYREG, from the coding sequence ATGAAAAATGTACTCGCAGGAACATTGCTCTTTTTGGCAGCATGTAATAATATGTTTGAGAGAAAAACATCTGCCAATGTGGCCAGGCTAAAAGCCATTATGGAAGAAACAGACAGGACCTGGAGCTTCCAGCCATTGATAGACATCTTAGCGCCCGATGTAAAATTCAAATCAACTGTACCTGATGGAACTCCGATCAGTGGGGAGTTTCGTGGGAAGGAAGCAGTGGCTCGTTATTTCAATGTGATACTGCAGGATGTGGCGGTGTTTAAGCAACAGGTGCCTATGGAGTTCATTGAAGCGGGGAACCGTGTGATTATACTGGGTGATGATGCTTATACGTTGAAGAAGACCGGGGCAACGTACAGGAGCCCTTATGCTGCGATATTTACATTTGAGGGAGGATTGATCAGGGATATACTGATCATCCAGGATTTGTCGGGGATCTGGGATGCTTACAGGGAGGGGTAG